A genomic window from Pyxidicoccus trucidator includes:
- a CDS encoding NAD-dependent epimerase/dehydratase family protein, with translation MKALITGAGGFLGAWLAKALAARGDTVTCLLRPGSDASALAGVSYRRVEGDVTAPASLAPAVEGQDVVFHLAGVRRGATREDFMRVNAEGTRYLCDAMVAAGHRPRLVLAGSLAAMGPSSPTRPHVEEDAFHPHEWYGESKAEAERIAFSYADRLPVTVTRPPRILGPGDRENLTFFKLVQRGIRLELVGGPRPLTMVDAEDVVDLMLLQAEHPKAVGEAFFCAGPGGPLSLEQVEDLGAAALGLHPRTVRLSPWMLRALASAADGVTRVTGRKLPLNRKLARQLLAPAWTCSGAKAERLLGFHPRRDLPDSIRRSAEWYRQQGWL, from the coding sequence ATGAAAGCTCTCATCACCGGTGCCGGCGGCTTCCTGGGAGCCTGGCTGGCGAAGGCCCTGGCGGCGCGCGGAGACACCGTGACGTGCCTGCTGCGCCCGGGAAGCGACGCCTCCGCGCTGGCCGGCGTCTCCTATAGACGGGTGGAAGGGGACGTGACGGCCCCGGCCTCGCTGGCCCCCGCGGTGGAGGGCCAGGATGTCGTCTTCCACCTGGCCGGCGTGCGACGCGGCGCGACGCGCGAGGACTTCATGCGCGTCAACGCGGAGGGCACCCGCTACCTGTGCGACGCCATGGTGGCCGCTGGCCACCGTCCTCGTCTGGTGCTGGCCGGCTCGCTGGCCGCCATGGGCCCCTCCTCCCCCACCCGCCCCCATGTAGAGGAAGACGCCTTCCACCCCCACGAGTGGTACGGCGAGAGCAAGGCGGAGGCGGAGCGCATCGCCTTCTCCTATGCGGACCGGCTGCCGGTGACGGTGACGCGCCCGCCGCGCATCCTCGGCCCCGGCGACAGGGAGAACCTCACCTTCTTCAAGCTGGTGCAGCGCGGCATCCGCCTGGAGCTCGTCGGAGGCCCCCGTCCGCTGACCATGGTGGATGCGGAGGACGTGGTGGACCTGATGCTCCTCCAGGCCGAGCACCCCAAGGCCGTGGGCGAGGCCTTCTTCTGCGCGGGCCCTGGCGGCCCCCTGTCCCTGGAGCAGGTGGAGGACCTGGGGGCGGCGGCCCTGGGCCTGCACCCCCGCACGGTGCGTCTCAGTCCCTGGATGCTCCGGGCCCTGGCCTCGGCGGCGGACGGGGTGACGCGGGTGACGGGCCGCAAGCTCCCGCTGAACCGGAAGCTGGCGCGGCAGCTGCTGGCCCCTGCCTGGACGTGCTCCGGGGCCAAGGCCGAGCGCCTGCTGGGTTTTCACCCTCGGCGTGATTTGCCGGACTCCATCCGCCGCAGCGCGGAGTGGTACCGCCAGCAGGGCTGGTTGTAG
- a CDS encoding HAD family hydrolase, producing MPAKAAFFDVDGTLVKTNVVHVYAYYAMNRGSVLGIAGRTLSTAVSVPLFGVMDVVNRKTFNEFFYRYYAGLSEDRLVTIAQDMFEDVLQPALFEQSQDLIDQARRSGCRVVLVTGALDFTMRPLARHLGVDDMIANKMQFVGGKATGKVIPPIIEGANKANAIRAYCVKEGLALDQCHGYSDSASDYAMLAVVGRPTAVNPDMRLRSIARAYNWPILDLK from the coding sequence ATGCCCGCGAAAGCTGCCTTTTTCGATGTCGACGGGACGCTCGTGAAGACGAACGTCGTCCACGTCTACGCGTACTACGCGATGAACCGCGGCTCGGTCCTGGGCATCGCGGGACGTACGCTGAGCACCGCCGTCAGCGTGCCGCTCTTCGGCGTCATGGACGTGGTGAACCGGAAGACGTTCAACGAGTTCTTCTACCGCTATTACGCGGGGTTGAGCGAGGACCGGCTCGTCACCATCGCCCAGGACATGTTCGAGGACGTGCTGCAGCCGGCCCTCTTCGAGCAGTCCCAGGACCTCATCGACCAGGCCCGGCGCAGTGGCTGCCGGGTGGTGCTCGTCACCGGAGCCCTGGACTTCACCATGCGCCCGCTGGCCCGGCACCTGGGCGTGGACGACATGATCGCCAACAAGATGCAGTTCGTGGGCGGCAAGGCCACCGGCAAGGTGATTCCGCCCATCATCGAGGGCGCGAACAAGGCCAACGCCATCCGCGCCTACTGCGTGAAGGAGGGCCTGGCGCTGGACCAGTGCCACGGCTACTCCGACAGCGCCTCTGACTACGCCATGCTCGCGGTGGTGGGTCGACCCACCGCGGTGAACCCGGACATGCGCCTGCGCTCCATCGCGCGGGCGTACAACTGGCCCATCCTCGACCTCAAGTAG